The sequence TGATGCGGTATCTCTATTTAAAATATCACTACCAACGCCAATTATGGCTGGCGTGCGTACCCCTACTCGTCAATTTAGCTCTTGTGTACTAATTGAATGTGGCGACAGCTTAGATTCAATTAACGCGACAGCAAGCTCGATTGTTCGCTACGTATCACAACGTGCTGGTATTGGTATCAATGCTGGACGCATCCGCGCTCTAGGCTCAGAAATCCGTAATGGTGAAGCCTTCCATACGGGTTGTATCCCGTTTTATAAGTATTTCCAAACCGCAGTAAAATGTTGTTCACAAGGTGGCGTACGTGGCGGCGCAGCGACAGTCTTCTACCCACTATGGCACGGTGAAGTACAAAACCTGCTGGTATTAAAAAATAACCGTGGCGTTGAAGAAAACCGTGTTCGTCATATGGACTACGGCGTACAACTAAACAAACTGATGTATTCTCGCCTTATTAGCGGCGGCAATATCACTCTATTCTCGCCTTCTGATGTTCCTGGGCTATACGATGCCTTCTTTGAAGATCAAGATGAGTTTGAGCGTCTATATACCCAATACGAAAACGATCCAAGCATTAAGCAAGAACAAGTTAAAGCGGTTGAGCTATTTAGCATCTTGATGCAAGAGCGCGCTTCAACAGGCCGTATCTATATTCAAAACGTCGACCACTGTAATACGCACAGTCCGTTTGATTCTAAGGTTGCGCCTGTTCGTCAATCTAACTTATGTCTAGAGATTGCTCTGCCAACTAAACCTTTAACTAACGTTGAAGATGAAAATGGTGAAATTGCCCTTTGTACGCTATCAGCGTTTAACTTAGGCGCAATTGATAGCCTTGACGATCTTGCTGAGCTTTCTGATCTGGTGATTCGCGCACTGGATGCTCTGCTGGATTATCAAGACTACCCACTTCCTGCGGCGCGCATTTCTACCATGAACCGACGCACCTTAGGTGTTGGCGTAATTAACTACGCCTACTACTTAGCCAAAAATGGCGCTAAGTATTCTGATGGTTCAGGTAATGCCTTAACCCACAGAACCTTTGAAGCAATTCAGTACCACTTGCTAAAAGCCTCGGTTGATTTGGCTAAAGAGCAAGGCGCTTGCCCATCGTTCCATGAGACTACGTACTCAAAAGGTATTTTACCGATTGATACTTACAAGAGCTCACTGGATCAAGTGTGTGATGAACCACTGCACTACGATTGGGAAACCTTACGTCAAGAGATCAAACAACACGGTCTACGTAACTCAACCTTGACGGCACTAATGCCGTCAGAGACCTCTTCGCAAATCTCGAACGCAACCAACGGTATTGAACCACCACGCGGTTATGTATCGGTAAAAGCGTCAAAAGACGGCATCTTGAAGCAAGTTGTACCTGAATTTACCAAGTACAAAGACAACTACGAATTGCTATGGGATATTCCAAGCAACGACGGTTATCTAAATCTCGTTGGCATCATGCAAAAATTTGTCGACCAATCGATTTCAGCTAATACCAACTACGATCCAAACAATTACGACAGTGGTAAAGTACCAATGAAGTTGCTACTTCGTGATCTGTTAAATGCCTACAAAA is a genomic window of Vibrio neonatus containing:
- the nrdA gene encoding class 1a ribonucleoside-diphosphate reductase subunit alpha, with the translated sequence MNQKLTVTKRHGRKETIDLEKIHRVITWAAEGLDNVSVSQVELKSQIQFYDGITTSDIHETMIKAAADLISEETPDYQYLAARLSVFHLRKKAYGQYEPPTLFDHVTKMVDAGKYDKHLLEDYTREELEVMDSFIDHRRDLNFSYAAVKQLEGKYFVQNRVSKEIYESAQFLYILVSACLFSKYPRETRLDYIRRFYDAVSLFKISLPTPIMAGVRTPTRQFSSCVLIECGDSLDSINATASSIVRYVSQRAGIGINAGRIRALGSEIRNGEAFHTGCIPFYKYFQTAVKCCSQGGVRGGAATVFYPLWHGEVQNLLVLKNNRGVEENRVRHMDYGVQLNKLMYSRLISGGNITLFSPSDVPGLYDAFFEDQDEFERLYTQYENDPSIKQEQVKAVELFSILMQERASTGRIYIQNVDHCNTHSPFDSKVAPVRQSNLCLEIALPTKPLTNVEDENGEIALCTLSAFNLGAIDSLDDLAELSDLVIRALDALLDYQDYPLPAARISTMNRRTLGVGVINYAYYLAKNGAKYSDGSGNALTHRTFEAIQYHLLKASVDLAKEQGACPSFHETTYSKGILPIDTYKSSLDQVCDEPLHYDWETLRQEIKQHGLRNSTLTALMPSETSSQISNATNGIEPPRGYVSVKASKDGILKQVVPEFTKYKDNYELLWDIPSNDGYLNLVGIMQKFVDQSISANTNYDPNNYDSGKVPMKLLLRDLLNAYKMGVKTLYYHNTRDGAKDDQKDVVVEQDDDCAGGGCKI